In one window of Leptospira sp. WS92.C1 DNA:
- a CDS encoding RsmG family class I SAM-dependent methyltransferase has translation MQDPEQLTIDTILERLKERFPKEAVLMIPLFEWELIYNFSVFLKEKNEAGGFFSKRDGEEILDRHILESIYHVYRISQKVGSWNGIRLGDAGTGPGIPGFFFRCLKDHPVVVLIDSQKRKLAHTENFVQTHQISDVKFAYIRAEESKLNLNYVVSRGFIPYPYSIEAICNLLKVGGTYVPFLAKQDADRKLEERTLSNCGFKFESSLDLPALDFLGMRHIKFLKKVSSPRHGYPRAWKDISKESKGANGKDRIHQ, from the coding sequence TGATCCCCTTGTTTGAATGGGAATTGATTTATAACTTCAGCGTATTTTTAAAAGAGAAGAATGAAGCGGGCGGATTTTTTTCAAAACGGGACGGAGAAGAAATTTTGGATCGGCATATTTTGGAATCGATTTATCACGTGTATCGTATTTCGCAAAAGGTCGGATCTTGGAATGGAATTCGTCTCGGTGATGCCGGAACGGGACCTGGAATTCCGGGATTCTTTTTTCGATGTCTGAAAGATCATCCTGTCGTTGTCTTAATCGATTCCCAAAAAAGAAAATTGGCCCATACGGAAAACTTTGTTCAGACTCATCAAATTTCCGATGTAAAGTTTGCATACATTCGGGCGGAAGAATCCAAACTAAATCTAAATTATGTCGTATCCCGAGGGTTCATTCCCTATCCTTATAGCATCGAAGCGATTTGTAATCTCCTCAAAGTTGGCGGAACTTATGTCCCATTTTTAGCCAAACAGGATGCAGATAGAAAATTGGAAGAGCGAACTCTTTCTAATTGCGGATTTAAATTTGAATCTTCTCTAGATTTGCCCGCTCTTGACTTTTTAGGCATGCGACATATTAAATTCTTGAAAAAGGTTTCTAGCCCGAGGCATGGTTATCCAAGAGCTTGGAAGGATATCAGCAAGGAGAGTAAGGGCGCAAATGGGAAAGATCGTATCCATCAGTAA